The Arachis ipaensis cultivar K30076 chromosome B05, Araip1.1, whole genome shotgun sequence nucleotide sequence AATTGAGTACTTGGCTGTTCGCAAGGTGCTTTGTTACTCATCCCACCTATAAATAGCTAGTATTCTGTTGCACGGTGCAGTATAATGTATATCTGATTTAAATATTTACATTGCAGCTTAAGCCAGATGCAAGGGGCCCTGTATTGTGCTTTGTTGGACCGCCAGGTGTTGGGAAAACATCATTGGCATCTTCTATTGCTTCAGCTTTGGGCAGAAAATTTGTGCGCATATCCCTTGGTGGTGTCAAGGATGAAGCTGATATTAGAGGACACAGGAGAACATACATTGGAAGCATGCCTGGGAGGCTCATAGATGGACTAAAGGTTCACAATTCAACTTGAATATTGAATATAGTATCTGATTTGTGTTGTATGGTATTTGCAATGCTTGGAGTAAGCCATTGATGGCTAGAGGTTTTATAATACACAATGCCTGCAAGAGCTTATATGCTTTTGGCCATTTGCTTTTTGGACTCTCCTCTCTGTATTTTCTCTTTAATCCTGGAAAATGTTTTCTTTAAGGAGAGGGAGGCCACTAAGGCTGGAAGTTCATTCAAAATGTAGAGAAACATAAATTTGGAAATGTTCATTGAGAGCTTAAGAAGTAGTTTCAACTTGATTTCATGTGGCTAAGTTAATTTATCCTTTCGTGATCGTATGATGTGAGGTTATTTTGAAAAAGCTGCATGTTTATTTTTCTTCATGTACACATATAAGATACATTTTTAAAGTATAAAATTGGGCCAAAATAGATAAAATTTATCAAATACTATAATTTCTTTTTCCCCTTAGGAATCTCATACTGCTTTTGACATCTGACCTTTAGAGAGTAGCTGTCTGCAATCCTGTCATGCTGCTCGACGAAATTGACAAGACTGGTTCTGATATTCGTGGAGATCCAGCTTCAGCATTGCTAGAAGTTCTTGATCCAGAACAAAATAAAACATTCAATGATCAGTATCCTATAATCTTCATTATATCTTCCCTCTCTTAGTAGTAAGTTTTGCCAATTCATGTAGAAAATCTTTCTCTGGTGGAGAATGGTTTCAGAGTTTTCTTCTTAGTTTTAAATGATGCAGTATCAGTTATCCATTTCCAGATTgggttaaattttttttctatctttccATTTCCACCGTTACTGGAAAAAAAATCTGTaagattaaaattatttttgtaattgaTTATAAGAAAAATAGCccgctttttttttattttgtatcagCTGTGAAATTCAATTCATCAAGGATGATTCAGCAATTTTGTATGGGAATTATTATTAGTGTCTTTTATATCCTGAGAACAAGTTAATTTCTGTTGTCATAACTATCTTTTATTGCACAATGCaactaaatatataaataatccAAAGTTGTTCCTTAAGTGAGATAGCTATTTGAATGTTCCATTTGATCTTTCCAAGGTAATATTTGTGGCTACAGCAAATAGGGCACAGCCGATTCCACCACCTCTCCTTGACAGGATGGAGGTCATTGAGCTTCCTGGATATACAGCTGAGGAAAAGCTAAGCATAGCCATGCGACATTTGATTCCTAGAGTTTTGGAACAGCATGGGTTGAGTTCTGAATTTCTTCAAATTCCAGAGGTATGTTTTGACGTAAATGAAATTCTTGAAACAGTGAGAAAAGGGGTTCTCATTCACTGGAAGTACATATATTTTCAGTGCcatcaaaaaaagaaagaataaaagaaagaaataaaaaccaTCAAACGAATAAATTTTCTTTTACCATGTTCCGAAGAGAAGGGGCACAGGAAAAATGAGACCTGACACTTCACCTGGGTTTAAATGGTAATATGATGTTCAAAATCCAAAATAATATTATTGTGTCCATTCAATCACTCCTTCCCAAGTGTGCATAATAGTGGAAACTTAGCTATATTTTTTAATGTCATCATACATTTTCTTAATTGAGCACTGGAAGTATATCTTTAGTAGTCCCAAGGGGCTGCATTCTTTGCTTTCACATTGTCTACTAAACAAACACAATGGAGCTAACAAAAATATGCTGCATGTTGTAAAGAGATACTCTATACAGTTTATCTATGAAAGCAATTTTGTTATATAGGATGCTGATCAGCATTATTTTAATGAAGGGGATGGTCAAGCTTGTTATTCATAGATATACTAGGGAAGCTGGTGTACGAAATTTGGAAAGGAATCTCGCTTCCCTTGCTCGTGCTGCTGCTGTAAGAGTAGCAGAGCAAGAACAGTTTGTCCCACTAAACAAAGGGATGGAGGGACTAGCTACACCACTTCTGGAAAACAGACTTGCTGATGGTGCTGAAGTTGAAATGGAAGTTATACCAATGGGTGTCAACAATCAAGACATTTCAAACACATTCAGGATCACCTCTCCGTTGGTTGTTGATGAAGCCATGCTTGAAAAAGTGCTTGGGGTAAATGAAATGAATTTAAGTCCCTACATTTTTGGCATATGATTTGTTTGCTTCTCTAAATGTGGTACTATGTTGTACTGCATTTTAGAGTGTGGCTCTAATATATTACGTGAACGGGAGCTTTGTATGTGATGTCCTCTTGAAAGGGATCTTATATATGTAATATGCTTAAAGGTGTGTTGCGCCTAATATGCTGATGTCATCAATTGCAGCCTCCAAAGTTTGATGGAAGAGAGGCCGAACAACGTGTGGCAACCCCTGGGGTATCTGTGGGGCTAGTTTGGACTAGTTTTGGTGGAGAAGTTCAGTTTGTGGAGGCTACAGCAATGGTGGGGAAGGGTGAATTGCACCTGACTGGACAACTTGGTGATGTCATCAAAGAATCTGCTCAGATTGCTTTAACATGGGTAATTGTCTATGTCTAATTGATTTTTAGCTCACTTTTCTCATGAATGTGTTTGTTCCTCCTAAATTTTCTCAAATAATGTGTCATGTTTCATGTATTCATAAGCCTTTACATAACTAGATAGGGCTGTAAGAGAATTGGCTCTTAACTGTTATAGGAGTCTCCATGACTTAGCAATTTAAAGTGAGATCCAAGCTACCCTTATTCTTGAAACAGAAGTTGAACCGTAGGTTGAAACCTAAGGATTAAGTGTGTTACTAACAAAAATTCTTGAAAGCATTGAATTGTTCCTCCAACAGTTAGGAATAACATTTTCTTCAATATTTTAGACTGAATTTTGGTCAAGTCAATTCCAGTATGCATGATGCACCTGTTAACACCAAGTGCCACTTCACTATTATTATACATGTCATAATTTAAGGTTCACTACTTGTTTCATTGATTATTAAGGATTTATTTATAGGTAAGAACAAGAGCAGCTGATCTTAGGCTGGCTGCCACAGAAGGCATTAATCTGTTGGAGGGCCGCGATGTACATATACATTTTCCTGCTGGTGCTGTACCTAAAGACGGGCCTTCAGCTGGTGTGACTTTGGTCACAGCATTGGTATCACTTTTCAGCCGGAAAAGAATGAGATCAGATACTGCTATGACAGGGGAAATGACATTAAGGGGTCTCGTACTACCTGTTGGTGGTATCAAGGATAAGGTACATTTACTTGTGTCCTCATGACAAGTGTAAACTTTATGAAATATGTTACTGGTAATGTATAGCGGTAGGTGCAAATACGTGATTTATTCTGCGTTCATCTTTAATGctacaaaattttattattagtgATTCCTTAATTTTTTCACAGATATTAGCTGCACATCGGTATGGTATTAGGAGAGTCATCCTACCTGAGAAGAACTTGAAGGACTTGGCTGAAGTACCATCCTCGGTGCTGAACAACTTGGAGGTAAGTTTGTTTCTACATTTTTGTTCAGCAAGTCTGGGCAATTTTATAGTTGATGTCAAAATCCGTGTATCCAATCTGACACTTAATAGTGGACAGAAAGAGTAACTAGTATTAAGGTATATACACGTATTTGGTGttaaaaaattttctcctttttggACTTGAATACATTCTCAGATAGCATAGGCCATGTGCATATTTTTGTATTCAACTATCATGCTTCACGAGGTCCTTAATGACTTCCATATCACTGAAACGAATCATTCATAGTTTCCTTTCTGAACTTTCTGAACAGATACATCTTGCAAAGCGAATGGAAGATGTGTTAGAGCAAGCTTTTGAGGGCGGGTGCCCTTGGAGGCAGCACTCAAAATTGTGACAGTATTATCCCTAAGACGTTGACTAGCACGTCCTACATTCAACCATTTGGTCCCACCATGATCTCTATGCATTGTCGTTAATATTGCGGCATTGGAGACCGCTCATTTAAATCTATTACGGTGGACGGTGATCGTGTTTGAGCAAAACTTGAGTAAGACACGGCTTGGAAAAGAGCTGCATATTACAGAGACTGACCCCATTTACTGTCGGTGCTCTTTTGTAACTTGTAAGTACATTTTTCTTTTCTGCGTTCGACCCGCAGTTAACCCACTCCCTTTTCATTCCCACTTTATTCTGTAAATTTTGTTGTATCAATGTAATTTTTATTGTGCTTAATCTATTCAGTTTTTTTCACCAACCAATGGAGCACTTCTGTATTCTCTCTCTCAGTCAGTTGGTTCTATTGTCGCTTTTATGTATAACTAGAATCGGACCTACATGTTACAGAAATCAAATAAACTATGAAAATGCCTAATAAATATTGTAGGTTCGTATGAAAACAAATTATACGATATCCTCAATTTCTCACTATGATTTTTTTATAGAAATTATTTTCTTGTCTAGCTTTTAAAGTTATTTTGACTAGAATAATTGAAAGATAGAGAAAGCATCCATCTATATGGTCAACTTTTTTTGGTTCGGAATCTATATTATTCGACTTTAGTTTGCACAAGAATAGTCAAATGGTGGCAACTCAAAAATGTCTTCATGTGAGACGTAATTGCGTTCGTCAACTGCTTCCCGTATTGTTCTTTTGAATGGGAGCGGCTCTATTTTCATAATGCTGAGACGTTAAAACTTAAAAGAGTAAAATATTGTTTTTGTctctaacgtttggggtaagttttaaagttatctctaacgtttcaatcgtcttatttaagttcctaacgttttaaaattgactcaattgtcctgccattagggatctgttaacagaattaaTGGTGGGACGAAATTGAAacgattttgaaatgttagggacttaaataggacgaaaatgttagggacaaaaatgatacatagaaataaattttaattttatcctttaataatatcaattttttactatacataatattcaattattttttaatcatctaagtaaattacacttaatcatattacttttattttaaataagaaGCTTCTAATTAACTAGCAAAGAagcaatttttattcaaaatttgaattaagCCTAAATTACAGGACGTGCTATATGCAGGAGCAGTTATCAACATAGAGCGttaaaatttgagtaaaacaGCTATCTATTTAACTTTTGAAATTCACAAGAGGTGCAGacagtggcggaacttgaaataAACTTTTGGGGGGCCAGATAGAAGATAATTGTTAAGATGTTTTTGATATGGACTCCATTTAAGATAAGTTCGCCTAACCTCATCTCTCTaatttgggtgatattgccaaatttaaaacCGTTTTTCAGTGTCTCGTTCAAAAGAATTAAAGTCAAACTCATCAGAtctttgaacttttgaaggttgtatctcactttcttcgtgattcattaaagtataAAAACTATCCACAAGTGTTGATTTTGTAAAGGGTAATGCTAGGTaaccaataatttttttaaacaatatgaacaaccaccaatcaaattaaAACACACTACACCTCTAAATTaaccacctaaatcttaatattagaataataatcatccgcacacctagtgaaatgaacatctgatctatccattgttcacattgtttagtattttcattgtctacctatacttttcctattataaaaattatatgttctccttcttgaatattagccttcctcttaaaaatgcatcaattctttgatttttcatgattattttatataaa carries:
- the LOC107642620 gene encoding lon protease homolog 2, peroxisomal; the protein is MAESVELPSRLAILPFRNKVLLPGAIIRIRCTSPTSVKLVEQELWQREEKGMIGILPVRDAAEVKPVGPTMSQGLDSLDQSSKLQGGSSDSHKLDTKNQNDVVHWHNRGVAARALHLSRGVEKPSGRVTYIVVLEGLCRFSVQELSTRGTYHTARISSLEMTKTEMEQVEQDPDFIMLSRQFKATAMELISLLEQKQKTGGRTKVLLETVPVHKLADIFVASFEISFEEQLSMLDSVDPKVRLSKATELVDRHLQSIRVAEKISQKVEGQLSKSQKEFLLRQQMRAIKEELGDDDDDEDDGISHYKFQFQKTLGSPWSKYSKILCRKSIDFNVMLSLRRLKKMQPQQPGYSSSRAYLELLADLPWQKASKEIELDLRAAQERLDRDHYGLVKVKQRIIEYLAVRKLKPDARGPVLCFVGPPGVGKTSLASSIASALGRKFVRISLGGVKDEADIRGHRRTYIGSMPGRLIDGLKRVAVCNPVMLLDEIDKTGSDIRGDPASALLEVLDPEQNKTFNDHYLNVPFDLSKVIFVATANRAQPIPPPLLDRMEVIELPGYTAEEKLSIAMRHLIPRVLEQHGLSSEFLQIPEGMVKLVIHRYTREAGVRNLERNLASLARAAAVRVAEQEQFVPLNKGMEGLATPLLENRLADGAEVEMEVIPMGVNNQDISNTFRITSPLVVDEAMLEKVLGPPKFDGREAEQRVATPGVSVGLVWTSFGGEVQFVEATAMVGKGELHLTGQLGDVIKESAQIALTWVRTRAADLRLAATEGINLLEGRDVHIHFPAGAVPKDGPSAGVTLVTALVSLFSRKRMRSDTAMTGEMTLRGLVLPVGGIKDKILAAHRYGIRRVILPEKNLKDLAEVPSSVLNNLEIHLAKRMEDVLEQAFEGGCPWRQHSKL